The following proteins come from a genomic window of Rutidosis leptorrhynchoides isolate AG116_Rl617_1_P2 chromosome 10, CSIRO_AGI_Rlap_v1, whole genome shotgun sequence:
- the LOC139871623 gene encoding cellulose synthase-like protein D5 yields the protein MVVTNHDSPTSSPVRITVSSSRGFRNLGLTSPILRASISNSPLSGGETRRSSGGRRGSGGGGSGGVGGRYLSMSKDGGEEYVAYTVHIPPTPDHQFMSNSQTSPEYLKNQGNPNENRIKDTVFTGGFNSETRAHARRMQSIEELTVTKSKLLCQVEGCDEKVSSKSQCECGYRMCDDCYIDCCSNGAVGICPGCKELFREAGEDGSNEDDFRPMMSEEKDTVNPLRRNGGFGGVKLENNFSLVRSFKAHNNQEFDHTRWLFETNGTYGFGNAVWPREACQRGGEYESPPVFNDRRNRPLTRKVGISAAILSPYRLLMVFRLVALGLFLTWRILHPNNDAIWLWLMSVICEVWFAFSWLLDQLPKLCPVNRSTDLTVLKERFEPTQNNPKGLSDLPGIDIFVSTADAEKEPPLVTANTILSILAVDYPVDKLACYLSDDGGSLVTFEALAEVASFARIWVPFCRKHEIEPRNPEAYFSQKGDPLRNKRRVDFVRERRKVKREYDEFKVRINALPESIRRRSDACNSREELLAKKKQMEIGGKTSESVKIPKATWMSDGNTWHGTWFSGEEDHSRSNHAGIIQLMLIPPGPECVYKTEEDADDLIDTRNVDTRLPMLVYVSREKRPRFDHNKKAGAMNALVRASAIMSNGSFVLNLDCDHYIYNSKALREGMCFMLDRGGDKICYVQFPQRFEGIDPSDRYANHNTVFFDVSMRALDGLQGPMYVGTGCIFRRIALYGFSPPRATEHHGWFGGKKIKFSLKRLKKNKSEEDNEMILPIVDDQNNEEEEDELKQALIPERFGDSTYLIDSIAVAEFGGRLIHELRGKGSHGRPSGSLAVQREPIDRAAIEEAIKVVTCFYEDKTEWGKRVGWIYGSITEDVVTGYRMHNRGWRSVYCVTKKDAFRGTAPINLTDRLIQVLRWATGSVEIFFSRNNALFASRRMKFLQRIAYFNVGMYPFTSIFLLAYCVLPALSLFSGKFIVQSLNVTFLILLLSITVTLSLLALLEIRWSKITLHDWWRNEQFWLIGGTSAHPVAVIQGLLKVIAGIDISFTLTSKPAAADDGEDEFAELYEFRFTMLMIPPVTIILLNVSAIAVGVFRTIYSPFPEWSKLLGGVFFSFWVLSHLYPFAKGLMGRKGKISTIVYLWSMLICIVVSLIFLYVHPPDGSRGQSFALGSQFP from the exons atggtgGTTACGAACCATGATTCTCCGACATCATCTCCGGTGAGGATTACTGTGTCCTCCTCCAGAGGGTTTCGTAATCTTGGATTAACGAGTCCAATCCTACGTGCTTCAATTTCAAACTCCCCGCTTAGCGGCGGAGAAACACGGCGGTCCAGCGGCGGAAGACGAGGCtccggtggtggtggtagtggcggCGTTGGTGGGAGGTATCTTTCGATGTCCAAAGACGGCGGTGAAGAATACGTTGCGTACACCGTTCACATCCCTCCGACACCCGATCACCAATTCATGTCAAATTCTCAAACTAGTCCTGAATATTTGAAAAATCAAGGAAACCCAAACGAGAATCGAATCAAAGATACTGTTTTTACCGGCGGGTTCAACTCCGAAACACGAGCACACGCTCGTAGAATGCAGTCGATTGAAGAATTGACGGTAACAAAGTCGAAACTTTTGTGTCAAGTAGAGGGTTGTGACGAAAAAGTTTCATCGAAATCACAGTGCGAATGCGGGTATCGAATGTGTGATGATTGTTACATTGATTGTTGTTCGAATGGGGCTGTTGGAATTTGTCCAGGGTGTAAAGAATTGTTTCGAGAAGCTGGTGAAGATGGATCGAATGAGGACGATTTTCGACCGATGATGTCGGAGGAGAAGGATACTGTGAATCCTTTGAGGAGAAATGGTGGATTTGGAGGGGTTAAGTTGGAGAATAATTTTTCATTAGTGAGATCATTTAAGGCACATAATAATCAAGAATTTGATCATACAAGATGGTTGTTTGAGACAAATGGGACTTATGGATTTGGTAATGCAGTGTGGCCAAGAGAAGCGTGCCAACGTGGCGGCGAGTATGAAAGTCCACCGGTGTTTAATGACCGGAGAAATAGACCGTTGACTCGAAAAGTTGGAATTTCAGCTGCTATTCTCAGTCCTTACAG GTTGCTAATGGTTTTTCGGCTAGTTGCACTTGGTCTGTTTCTAACATGGCGAATTTTACATCCCAACAATGATGCAATCTGGTTATGGTTAATGTCTGTTATCTGTGAAGTCTGGTTTGCATTCTCATGGCTGCTTGACCAGCTTCCTAAGCTTTGTCCGGTTAACCGGTCGACTGATCTAACCGTCCTCAAGGAGCGGTTCGAGCCCACACAAAACAACCCGAAAGGCCTATCTGATCTTCCTGGTATCGATATATTCGTTTCCACAGCGGATGCTGAAAAAGAACCACCGCTCGTTACTGCCAACACCATACTTTCAATCCTAGCCGTTGATTACCCTGTTGATAAACTTGCTTGTTATTTATCTGACGATGGTGGTTCGCTTGTGACGTTTGAAGCTTTAGCCGAGGTGGCTAGTTTTGCTAGAATTTGGGTTCCTTTTTGTAGGAAACATGAAATTGAGCCGAGAAACCCGGAAGCTTATTTTTCGCAAAAAGGTGACCCGTTGAGGAATAAACGACGGGTCGATTTTGTTAGAGAAAGGCGAAAGGTGAAACGGGAGTATGATGAGTTTAAAGTAAGGATTAACGCGTTGCCTGAGTCGATTAGAAGAAGATCAGACGCGTGCAACTCACGTGAAGAGCTTTTGGCTAAGAAAAAACAAATGGAAATTGGAGGGAAAACGTCTGAATCAGTTAAAATCCCGAAGGCTACTTGGATGTCGGATGGGAACACGTGGCATGGGACGTGGTTTTCGGGTGAGGAAGATCACTCGAGATCGAACCACGCGGGTATTATTCAGCTGATGTTGATCCCACCGGGGCCCGAATGTGTATATAAAACAGAAGAAGATGCAGATGATTTGATCGACACACGAAATGTTGATACTCGGCTGCCAATGCTGGTTTACGTGTCTCGTGAAAAACGACCCAGGTTTGATCATAACAAAAAAGCTGGAGCGATGAATGCATTGGTTCGGGCCAGTGCGATTATGTCAAACGGGTCGTTTGTACTGAACCTAGACTGTGATCATTACATATATAACTCGAAGGCGTTAAGAGAAGGAATGTGTTTTATGCTCGATAGAGGCGGCGATAAGATCTGCTACGTTCAATTCCCACAGAGATTCGAGGGGATTGACCCGAGTGATCGTTATGCTAATCATAATACAGTGTTTTTCGACGTGAGTATGCGAGCTCTTGATGGGCTGCAAGGGCCAATGTATGTCGGGACCGGGTGTATTTTCAGGCGAATCGCGTTATATGGGTTTAGCCCGCCTCGGGCCACAGAGCACCATGGTTGGTTTGGCGGGAAAAAGATCAAGTTTTCATTGAAAAGATTGAAAAAGAACAAAAGTGAAGAAGATAATGAAATGATCTTGCCAATTGTAGATGATCAGAACAATGAAGAAGAGGAAGATGAGCTTAAACAAGCTTTGATTCCCGAACGATTTGGCGATTCGACATATTTGATTGATTCGATCGCTGTGGCTGAATTTGGAGGACGGTTGATTCACGAGTTACGTGGAAAAGGTAGCCATGGTAGACCATCTGGCTCGCTTGCAGTCCAACGTGAGCCCATAGATCGAGCAGCTATCGAAGAAGCGATTAAAGTTGTGACTTGTTTCTATGAGGATAAAACAGAATGGGGTAAACGGGTCGGGTGGATCTATGGGTCGATTACTGAGGATGTTGTAACCGGTTACCGAATGCATAACCGAGGGTGGAGATCAGTATATTGTGTAACGAAAAAAGACGCCTTTCGTGGTACAGCACCAATCAACTTAACGGATCGGTTGATTCAAGTTCTCAGGTGGGCTACCGGGTCAGTTGAGATATTTTTCTCACGAAACAACGCGTTATTCGCTAGTCGAAGAATGAAGTTTCTTCAACGGATCGCGTACTTCAATGTCGGAATGTACCCGTTTACATCGATCTTCTTATTAGCCTACTGTGTGTTACCTGCACTTTCTCTGTTTTCGGGCAAGTTCATCGTTCAATCACTGAACGTAACGTTTCTGATCTTACTTTTATCGATTACAGTCACACTAAGTTTACTAGCGTTACTCGAAATCCGATGGTCGAAAATCACCCTCCACGATTGGTGGAGAAACGAGCAGTTTTGGTTAATCGGTGGGACCAGTGCGCACCCGGTAGCCGTAATTCAAGGTCTGTTAAAAGTGATAGCTGGAATCGATATTTCGTTCACGTTAACTTCAAAACCAGCAGCGGCTGATGATGGTGAAGACGAATTTGCTGAGCTGTACGAGTTTCGTTTCACTATGTTAATGATTCCTCCGGTGACTATAATCTTGTTGAATGTTTCTGCTATAGCGGTTGGTGTTTTTAGAACGATATACAGTCCGTTTCCAGAGTGGAGTAAGCTTTTGGGAGGTGTATTTTTCAGCTTTTGGGTGTTGTCGCATTTGTATCCGTTTGCGAAAGGGTTGATGGGACGAAAAGGGAAAATATCGACGATTGTGTATCTGTGGTCGATGTTGATTTGTATCGTGGTGTCGTTGATTTTTCTGTATGTTCACCCGCCAGACGGTAGCCGAGGACAGAGTTTCGCGTTGGGTTCACAGTTTCCTTGA